The nucleotide sequence TTAAGTCTTTTTTGCCCTTTATCTAACAGGAGATTTTATGCTCGGCTTACCCACTCAAGGTATCTCTGCCTTTGCTAAATTACAGCAAAAATCGATGCCTGTTCTTTTATTTAAGGTAAGGAACTAGCATGAAACACAGAGTAGCAACCATCACACTTAACCCTGCATATGATCTTGTTGGTTTAAGTAATCCTATTGAACTTGGTGAAGTTAATCGTGTTAAAACGGCTGGCTTCCATGCTGCGGGCAAAGGCATCAATGTGGCTAAGGTTTTAAAAAGCCTTGGCGTTGATGTCACTGTTGGCGGTTTTTTAGGCAAAGAAAACCAAGATGGATTCCAAAAAGAGTTTAGTGACTCTGGTATCGCTAATCGTTTTCAAATGGTTGAAGGTCGTACTCGTATTAATGTCAAACTCACAGAACCCAATGGTAAAGTGACTGACTTCAACTTTTCTGGTTTTGAAATCACAAAACAAGACTGGACTCGCTTTGTTAACGACACGCTAAGTTGGGCGGGTCAATTTGATATGATTTGTGTCAGTGGTAGTGTTCCTCCTAGCGTTGATCTCAATGATTTCACTGCATGGATGACTCGCTTGCGTAGCGAATGTATGTGTTTGATCTTCGATAGTAGCCGAGATGCTTTTGTCGCGGGATTAAAAGCCTCCCCTTGGCTTGTTAAACCTAATCATCATGAATTAGAAATTTGGGCAGGTAGACCCTTACCTGAACTTTCTGATGTTGTGCAAGCAGCACAAACATTACGTCAGCAAGGTATTGCTCACGTTGTGATTTCATTAGGTGAACAAGGCGCGATGTGGGTTAATGCATCAGGCGCATGGATGGCAAAACCACCTAAATGTGATGTCGTGAGTACAGTCGGAGCTGGAGATTCAATGGTTGGTGGTTTAATTTATGGTTTAATGATGCGACAAACCAGTGAACACACCTTACGTCTTGCTACTGCCGTTTCTGCACTTGCTGTAAGCCAAACCAATGTTGGTATTCATGATCGCGAACAATTAGCAAAAATGATGGCTGAAGTCGAATTAACCCCTCTAAAATTATAAGTAATAACACCCAGTGGTAAATTGAATAATATTAAGTAGAATTATCACTGCTTCAATTAAATATATTAACGCTGGGTTATAAAAAATCCAAAATAGAATCTCTTTAATTGATTAATATTTATTTATTATTAAATCAAACTTTATTTTTTCTATTTATTCGATAAATTTCACTTTAATAAAATTTAATAAAGATATTCTAAAGCCAATAAAAACTTATTTCTGTTTTTAGGAGAGTTTATGGAAAGGCCCATAGTACTTTTATGGATACAAGTTATTTCAGTATTATTTTTGGGTGTAAGTTTATTTATATTAGTTGCTGGGGCTCCGATTTATTTATTAGCAATGGCAATGGGTGGCGGCCAAACAATGCTAGTGGGATTGTTCATCATGCTGTGTCTAATTATAACAATGATAATGCAAGTTACAGTATGGATAAAACTAGCTAGAAATAGTAGAAATGCTTACTCTTTTTTAAAAATTTCATGGGTATGTTTATCTATTTCGCTCTTTTTTATACTTAGTATTTCGATGTCATTAACAAATATGTCTGAAGTTAGCTTTGTTGTTTTTTCTATTATCGTTATCTTAACGCATCGACTCTTTTTCTCTGAAAACGTAATTGCTTATTTTGAAGATAAACAAAAAGATAGCGAAAGAGAAACAAGTATTATTAGTCAATAAGTTAATCATCAAACAAAAAAATATCGGATATTAAATATCCGATATTTTTATATTAAACACGCATTAAGTGTTATTACTCAATTGTCGTATTAGTTATTACGACGCCAAGCTGTTCCTTGAGGACCATCTTCTAAAACAATCCCCATCGCTGTTAACGCGTCACGAGCAACATCAGCTGCCGCCCAATCTTTATTTTTACGAGCATCATTACGCTGTTGAATTAATGATTCAATTTTTTCAACTTCACCAGCATCATCCGCTTTAGCACCACTTTGTAAGAAGTGCTCAGGCTCTTGCTCTAACAAACCTAATACTTTAGCAAGCTTACGTAACACTGCGGCTAAGCCATTCGCCGCATTCATATCAACCGATTTTAGACGATTAACTTCACGTGCTAAATCAAACAAGACTGAATAGGCTTCTGGTGTATTGAAATCATCGTTCATAGCGTCAATAAATTGCGCTTCAAACACTTCGCCACCTACTGGTTGAGCATTTGCATCAGTGCCACGTAATGAAGTATAGAGGCGCTCTAATGCAGTACGAGCCTGTTTTAAGTTTTCTTCCGTGTAGTTAAGTTGGCTACGATAATGGCCTGATAATAAAAAGTAACGCACTGTTTCAGCATCGTAATAAGCCAATACATCACGAATAGTAAAAAAGTTATTAAGTGATTTAGACATTTTTTCTTTGTCTACCATCACCATACCAGAGTGCATCCAGTAATTAACATAAGGACCATCATGGGCACAAGTTGATTGCGCTATTTCATTTTCATGATGAGGGAACATTAAGTCTGAGCCGCCACCATGAATATCAAAATGATGTCCTAACTCTTTACCATTCATCGCAGAACATTCGATATGCCAACCAGGGCGACCGTCTCCCCACGGAGATTCCCAGCTTGGCTCACCCGGTTTGGACATTTTCCATAAGACGAAATCCATTGGATTGCGTTTTACGTTAGCCACTTCAACTCGAGCACCGGCTTGTAGTTGCTCTAAATCTTGGCGAGAAAGTAAGCCATAATCAGGATCAGTATCAATAGCAAACATGACATCGCCATTGTCAGCAACGTAAGCATGTCCACGTTTAATTAGCGCTTCTGTTAATTCAATAATTTCTGCAATATGGTGCGTTGCACGCGGCTCTGAATCAGGGCGAGCAATATTTAATGCATCAAAGTCTTTGTGCATTTCAGCTAACATACGAGTGGTTAATTGCTCACATGTTTCATTATTTTCAATCGCACGTTTGATGATTTTATCATCTACATCAGTTACGTTACGAACATAGTTAACATCGTATCCTAAGTAACGCAGATAACGGGTTATGGCATCAAAAGCCACAAATGTACGTCCATGACCAATATGGCATAAGTCATAAATAGTGATGCCACACACGTACATACCTATTTTTCCTGCATGGATAGGTTTAAATTCTTCTTTTTGGCGAGTGAGAGTATTAAAAATCTTTAGCATCAGTGGACGTTCCCGTTTTCAACTGTACGTGTTTATTACGTTTTTATATAAAAGAAAATAACAACTACTATAACATGATATTAATCAGGATATTGGATCTTGAAGACAAAGCAAACTCAAGATTAAGGTTTTTATCTTACTCTGCTTAGCGCTTATTTTCACTGTTCAATCGTTGATAGCGAACAATCAAACTTCTATTATTTGGCTAAATTTTGGCGAAAAGTGTTTTTTCCTTCTATTACTGATTTATTTAGCAAGAAAAAGTAGAGCGAGAAAAAGATGCATACTGACTAAATTAGGCAACTGTGATATAAAAACGGGACTGTTGTTTATGCCCAAATCTGGGTAAAGCTAAAATTATATTAGGATCTGAATATGGTTACTTTTCATACCAATTACGGCGATATCGTGATTAATACATTTGCAGACAAAGCACCTGCAACCGTAGAAAATTTTTTAGACTACTGTAAAGAAGGATTCTACGATAACACTATTTTCCACCGTGTCATCAATGGTTTTATGATCCAAGGTGGTGGCTTTGAACCGGGTATGAACCAAAAAGCGACCAAAGCACCTGTAAGAAACGAAGCAAACAATGGCCTAGCAAACAACCGCGGTACATTAGCAATGGCTCGTACAAACGATCCACATTCTGCTACTGCTCAATTCTTTATCAACGTTGCAGACAACGATTTCTTAAACTTCCGTGCTGAAAACGCAAATGGTTGGGGATATTGTGTCTTTGCTGAAGTTGTTGAAGGCATGGACGTTGTGGATAAAATTAAAGCGGTTTCCACTGGTCGTAGTGGTTTCCACCAAGATGTTCCTCGTGAAGATATCGTCATTAAAAGTGTCACGGTTAGCGAATAAGCCTCACTTTTTATGTGTACGCTTTTTATTGCAGACCTGCATCTAAGTGAACATGAACCGGCAATCACTGCCGGTTTTCTTCGCTTTTTAAAAGAACAAGCCATTCATGCAAAAGCACTTTATATCTTAGGTGACTTTTTTGATTTTTGGATAGGTGATGATGATCCCAATCCTTTACATCAACAAATTGCTCAAGCTCTGATGACGTTAAAAAAGGCAGAAGTGCCTTGCTATTTTATTCATGGAAATCGTGATTTTTTAATTGGCTCTCGTTTTGCAAAAGAGAGTGGTATCACCTTACTTCCACAAGAAAAAGTGCTCGAAATTGAACAGCACCGTATCTTAATTTTACATGGTGATACGCTTTGTACTGACGATGAAGCTTATCAACGCTATCGTAAAAAAGTACACAATAAATTTATTCAGCGCCTATTCTCACTACTGCCTCTATTTATTCGACTGCGTATCGCTGACAAAATGCGCTCACGTAGCCAGCACGAAAATCAGTACAAATCAGATGCCATTATGGATGTGAATCCACAGGCTGTGATAGATACTTTTAAACATTTCAATACAGAATGGATGATCCACGGTCATACGCATCGCCCAGCAATTCATACAGTCAACATTGATGACAAAATACATTATCGTGGTGTATTAGGTGCTTGGCATACTGAAGGTTCTATGTTTAAAGTGACTGCTGAAAAAATAGAATTGATTCATTTTCCCTTTTAAGTTGTTTCGCTTATTTTCTTCATAAAAAGGCTGTTTTTTCTTTACGCAAACGTTTTCCTATGCGTGTTAGCGTGATACTATCATGCTCAGTTTATTAGGCTATATCCGTTTATGCTTACAGGAGCAGTTAAGTAATGTCTTCTCAAGTTGGTCTAAATACCTCTTCCGCTCGTATCGCCATTGTAATGGGCTCTAAAAGTGACTGGACAACAATGTCTCATGCCGCTGATGTACTAGACGCACTACAACTTCCTTATCATGTTGAGATTGTCTCTGCACACCGTACCCCTGATAAGCTA is from Proteus columbae and encodes:
- the fruK gene encoding 1-phosphofructokinase, yielding MKHRVATITLNPAYDLVGLSNPIELGEVNRVKTAGFHAAGKGINVAKVLKSLGVDVTVGGFLGKENQDGFQKEFSDSGIANRFQMVEGRTRINVKLTEPNGKVTDFNFSGFEITKQDWTRFVNDTLSWAGQFDMICVSGSVPPSVDLNDFTAWMTRLRSECMCLIFDSSRDAFVAGLKASPWLVKPNHHELEIWAGRPLPELSDVVQAAQTLRQQGIAHVVISLGEQGAMWVNASGAWMAKPPKCDVVSTVGAGDSMVGGLIYGLMMRQTSEHTLRLATAVSALAVSQTNVGIHDREQLAKMMAEVELTPLKL
- the cysS gene encoding cysteine--tRNA ligase, encoding MLKIFNTLTRQKEEFKPIHAGKIGMYVCGITIYDLCHIGHGRTFVAFDAITRYLRYLGYDVNYVRNVTDVDDKIIKRAIENNETCEQLTTRMLAEMHKDFDALNIARPDSEPRATHHIAEIIELTEALIKRGHAYVADNGDVMFAIDTDPDYGLLSRQDLEQLQAGARVEVANVKRNPMDFVLWKMSKPGEPSWESPWGDGRPGWHIECSAMNGKELGHHFDIHGGGSDLMFPHHENEIAQSTCAHDGPYVNYWMHSGMVMVDKEKMSKSLNNFFTIRDVLAYYDAETVRYFLLSGHYRSQLNYTEENLKQARTALERLYTSLRGTDANAQPVGGEVFEAQFIDAMNDDFNTPEAYSVLFDLAREVNRLKSVDMNAANGLAAVLRKLAKVLGLLEQEPEHFLQSGAKADDAGEVEKIESLIQQRNDARKNKDWAAADVARDALTAMGIVLEDGPQGTAWRRNN
- the ppiB gene encoding peptidylprolyl isomerase B, with the protein product MVTFHTNYGDIVINTFADKAPATVENFLDYCKEGFYDNTIFHRVINGFMIQGGGFEPGMNQKATKAPVRNEANNGLANNRGTLAMARTNDPHSATAQFFINVADNDFLNFRAENANGWGYCVFAEVVEGMDVVDKIKAVSTGRSGFHQDVPREDIVIKSVTVSE
- a CDS encoding UDP-2,3-diacylglucosamine diphosphatase — protein: MCTLFIADLHLSEHEPAITAGFLRFLKEQAIHAKALYILGDFFDFWIGDDDPNPLHQQIAQALMTLKKAEVPCYFIHGNRDFLIGSRFAKESGITLLPQEKVLEIEQHRILILHGDTLCTDDEAYQRYRKKVHNKFIQRLFSLLPLFIRLRIADKMRSRSQHENQYKSDAIMDVNPQAVIDTFKHFNTEWMIHGHTHRPAIHTVNIDDKIHYRGVLGAWHTEGSMFKVTAEKIELIHFPF